The DNA region CGCAGCTGACATTTACGCCGGATGCGTTGACTGCGATTGCGAAACGGGCGATCAAGCGTAAAACCGGCGCACGTGGTCTGCGCTCCATCATGGAAGATATCTTGCTGGATACGATGTTTGATCTGCCCGGCATGGAAAACGTGCAAGAGGTTGTGGTCAACGAAGAGGCGGTCAACTCCGGCGCGCGGCCTTTGCTTGTGCATACCGACCGCAAAAAGAAAGAGCCTGCAAGCGCGGGCTAATACGAGAAGGGCGGGGCATAGTCCCGCCTTTCTTTTGGCCAAGACCGGGTCGATCAGACTGGACCTTGGCCGCGCCTTGCGCCATACCATCCCAAACGAAACCGGAGGCCTTTGATGTATTTCCTCAAGCGATTGTTGACATGGTGGAACAGCCAAACGATCAATACGCAGGTTTTTACCTGGCGTAAGGGTCAGAAAGTCGGCGAGGATGATCAGGGTAATATCTTTTACCAGACTGCGGATGGAAAACGCCGCTGGGTGATCTTCAATGGTGAAATGGAAGCATCGCGTGTCTCGGCTGATTGGCATGGTTGGTTGCATTTCACTTGGGATGAGCCACCAACAAAGGCGCCTTTGCTGCATAAAGTCTGGCAAAAGCCGCATCTTGAAAACTTGACCGGAACCGATGCGGCCTATGCGCCTGCGGGCTCTCTTCGGCGGGCTGCCCCCGTGGATCGCTCGGACTATGAGGCATGGCAGCCGGAATAAGGCATGGCATCCTGTATGAATCGTCTTTCCGTAGCCGTTCTTGCGGTTTTCTGCGCAACCTCCGCCGTTGGGCAGACTGCGGTAGCGGCCAGAGGCGGCGTTGTCCGTTGGCTGGATAAGGTTTCAGGTGAAACGGGCGATTTGGAATTGTCGCGCGGGCAATCGGCCCAAAACGGGCGGTTGACGATCCAGCTTGATGAATGCCGCTATCCATCCGATGAGGGCCCGAGCGAGGCTTATGCCCATTTGACGATTCTGGACAGGCTAATGGAAGAGCCTGCATTTTCCGGCTGGATGATAGCCACCAGCCCCGCGCTTTCGGCCATGGATCATTCCCGCTATGATGTTTGGATTTTGCGCTGCATAACGGATTGAGCGGTGGGCGCATAGCCCGCAGGATCAAATGTTGCATCCAAGGGAAGGGCTTGTTTTAGCCGTTCATGATAGGCGCTCCGTGAAATCTCTATCGCGCCAAGTGAGGCAAGATGCGGGGTGATGAACTGCGCGTCAAACAGCGTGAACCCACCGGCTCGCAGACGATGAACCAGCCACGCCAAGGCAAGCTTGGAGGCGTCTGTCCGGCGTGAGAACATGCTTTCGCCAAAAAATGCGCCGCCGATCGCCACGCCATAGACCCCACCGACCAGGTGTTCTGTTTCCCACACCTCAAGGCTATGGGCAAAGCCCGCTTGATGCAGTGCCTTGTAAAGGGCGAAGATTTCAGCGTTGATCCATGTTTCCTCACGGTCGGCACAGGCGGCAACCACGCCCTCAAAGTCATAATTGGTACGAATGGAGTAGCCGCCGCGCGCAATCCGCCGCGACAGGCTGCGCGAGATGTGGAAGCTGTCCAGATCAAAAATGCCGCGGCGTTGCGGATCAACCCAATGGAGCACATCAGAGGTGCTGCTTTCCGCCATTGGAAACACCCCCGCCGCATAGGCCGAGAGTAAAAGCTGTGGGGTTATTGCGTCAGACATAGCAAGCGGGGGGCGCAATGGCCCCCCGATAGGTCAATGTGTGCCAAGCTGTGCATCCAGCCATTTTTCCAGCCAGTGAATGTTATATTCCCCGTTCTGGACGTCTGGTTCAGCCAGCAGGGCATCAAACAGCGGTACCGTGGTATCAATACCGTCGATAATCAACTCGCCCAAGGCGCGCCGCAACCGTGACAGTGCCTCTGGTCGGTCACGACCATGGACGATCAACTTCCCGATGAGCGAATCATAATAGGGCGGAATCGTATAGCCCCCATAAATCGCGCTATCCATCCGCACCCCAAGACCGCCCGGCGCATGGAATGTTCGCACCGTACCGGGGCAGGGAGAGAAATTCGGCAGCTTTTCAGCGTTGATCCGCACCTCGATCGCGTGACCGTTCAGGACAAGGTCGTCTTGGGTAAAGGACATGCCCAGACCGGCCGCGACACGGATTTGTTCGCGCACCAGATCGACGCCAAAGATCGCTTCGGTAACGGGGTGTTCAACCTGAAGGCGTGTGTTCATCTCGATAAAGAAGAACTCGCCATCCTCGTACAAGAACTCCACCGTGCCTGCACCGATATAGTTGATCTTGGCGACCGCTTCGGCACAGATATTGCCGATATGGGCGCGCAATTCATGGGTGATACAGGGGCCGGGGGCTTCCTCGAACACCTTTTGGTGGCGGCGTTGAAGTGAACAGTCACGCTCCCCCAGATGCACCGCATTGCCTTTGCCGTCGCCAAAGACTTGAATCTCGATATGGCGCGGCTTTTGCAGGTATTTCTCGATATAGACTTCGTCATTGCCAAAGGCGTTCTTGGCCTCGCTCCGCGCGGTCCGGAAGGCAACTTCAAGCTCAGCCGCGTTCTTGGCAACCTTCATGCCGCGCCCGCCGCCGCCTGCTGTGGCCTTGATGATGATCGGAAAGCCGATGCCTTCAGCCACACCGATCGCATCCTCATAGCTGGCGACACCGCCCTCGGACCCCGGAACGACCGGAATGCCAAGCTCTTTAGCGGTTTCCTTGGCCATGATCTTATCGCCCATTACACGGATATGTTCCGCCGAAGGGCCGATAAAGGTGATGCCATGGTCTTGGAGCGCCTGCGCAAA from Pseudorhodobacter turbinis includes:
- the aat gene encoding leucyl/phenylalanyl-tRNA--protein transferase produces the protein MRPPLAMSDAITPQLLLSAYAAGVFPMAESSTSDVLHWVDPQRRGIFDLDSFHISRSLSRRIARGGYSIRTNYDFEGVVAACADREETWINAEIFALYKALHQAGFAHSLEVWETEHLVGGVYGVAIGGAFFGESMFSRRTDASKLALAWLVHRLRAGGFTLFDAQFITPHLASLGAIEISRSAYHERLKQALPLDATFDPAGYAPTAQSVMQRKIQTS
- the accC gene encoding acetyl-CoA carboxylase biotin carboxylase subunit, producing MFDKILIANRGEIALRVIRACREMGIASVAVHSTADSDAMHVRMADESICIGPASSTDSYLNKAAIISACEITGAQAVHPGYGFLSENEAFAQALQDHGITFIGPSAEHIRVMGDKIMAKETAKELGIPVVPGSEGGVASYEDAIGVAEGIGFPIIIKATAGGGGRGMKVAKNAAELEVAFRTARSEAKNAFGNDEVYIEKYLQKPRHIEIQVFGDGKGNAVHLGERDCSLQRRHQKVFEEAPGPCITHELRAHIGNICAEAVAKINYIGAGTVEFLYEDGEFFFIEMNTRLQVEHPVTEAIFGVDLVREQIRVAAGLGMSFTQDDLVLNGHAIEVRINAEKLPNFSPCPGTVRTFHAPGGLGVRMDSAIYGGYTIPPYYDSLIGKLIVHGRDRPEALSRLRRALGELIIDGIDTTVPLFDALLAEPDVQNGEYNIHWLEKWLDAQLGTH
- a CDS encoding DUF2155 domain-containing protein, whose protein sequence is MNRLSVAVLAVFCATSAVGQTAVAARGGVVRWLDKVSGETGDLELSRGQSAQNGRLTIQLDECRYPSDEGPSEAYAHLTILDRLMEEPAFSGWMIATSPALSAMDHSRYDVWILRCITD
- a CDS encoding NADH:ubiquinone oxidoreductase subunit NDUFA12 gives rise to the protein MYFLKRLLTWWNSQTINTQVFTWRKGQKVGEDDQGNIFYQTADGKRRWVIFNGEMEASRVSADWHGWLHFTWDEPPTKAPLLHKVWQKPHLENLTGTDAAYAPAGSLRRAAPVDRSDYEAWQPE